The nucleotide sequence GAAGACGCCACGGGCCGCTGCCAGAACGGCAGCGCCGAGACCCGCGACATCGTCACCGGAACGCTGCCCGAAGGCACCTACGACGCCCTTCGCTTCACCATCGGCGTGCCCTTTGAGCTCAACCACATCGACGCGGCCACCGCTCCCAGCCCTCTCAACACCACCGCGATGTTCTGGAGCTGGCTGGGAGGCTACAAGTTCATGCGCATCGAAGGTGCCACCACCGGGCTCGACACCGGCTGGCAATTCCACCTGGGGAGCACCGGCTGCGAACCGGCTGAAGGCGGCGGTGCCACCTCCTGCGCCAACCCCAACCGCGCCCGGGTCGAGCTGAGCGACGTCGATTTCGACGCCGACACCCTCATCTTCGACCTTGCCGAGCTTGTCGCCGGTGCCAACCTCGACCAGCACCAGGAAAGCACGCCCTCCGGCTGCATGTCCGGCCCCACCGACAGCGACTGCCAGCCGATCTTCTCCGCGCTCAACCTTCCTCACAGCGAGCAAAGCCCCGAGCCTCGCCAGGTCGTGCGCATCCAGGCTCGCTGAAACCCGCACCACAAGCCAACATCCTCAACGCCGAGCCCTCCTGTGATTCACGCGCTACGCCTCACTCCCGCCCTCCTCATGCTGCTGGCCAGCGCACTCACAGCTCCGCTCGGCTGCTCGGAGGCCACCTCCCCGGAGGTGGCCTCCCCCCCCATCCCCTCCTACTTTCCCACCCCGCGCATCCCCACTGAAAACCCCTGGAGCGCCGAAAAAGCCGAGCTCGGCCGCGCCCTCTTCTACGACACGCGCCTCTCAGGCAACGGCACCCAGTCCTGCGCCAGCTGCCACCC is from Lujinxingia sediminis and encodes:
- a CDS encoding MbnP family copper-binding protein, producing the protein MPLNTSPLTRTLLLPTLLLLIAGCGSAEDDATTQPLTLNFAAQVGQEAFACGQTYEGLGSTQTTFEPFDFRVFISEIELRDDGGQWQPLNLDQDGIWQHQNLALLDFEDATGRCQNGSAETRDIVTGTLPEGTYDALRFTIGVPFELNHIDAATAPSPLNTTAMFWSWLGGYKFMRIEGATTGLDTGWQFHLGSTGCEPAEGGGATSCANPNRARVELSDVDFDADTLIFDLAELVAGANLDQHQESTPSGCMSGPTDSDCQPIFSALNLPHSEQSPEPRQVVRIQAR